In the Streptomyces sp. SJL17-4 genome, CCGGGCTCGACGCCTGGTTCCCGGACGAGCTCGTCTTCAGCGCCGAGGACGTCGGCCGGGGGAAGCCGGCGCCCGATCTGTTTCTGCACGCCGCATCGAGGATGGGGGTGGAACCCCAGCGGTGCGTCGTGGTCGAGGACAGTCGGCTCGGGGTGCAGGCGGCGGTGGCGGCCGGGATGGACGTCTACGGGTTCACCGCGATGACGCCCGAGGAGAAGCTCGCCGGTGCCAAGGGGTTCTTCGGGGCCATGGATGAACTGCCGGCGATATTGGGGCTGTGATCCATCTACCCCCCGGTAGGTTCCGGCCTTACGCTGTGCCGCCATGACGGATGCGCGGTTGCGGCGTGGGCGGGGATCCCTGGCGGTCAGTTTCTTTGTGCAAGGGGTGACCTTCGCCCTGCTCGTGACCCGAATACCGGCGATCCAGGACCGGTACGGGATCTCGGACGCGCTGCTGCCGGCCTTTCTCGCCGCCGTGCCGATCCTGGCCGGTGTGGCCAGTGTGATGACCGAGAAGGTCGTCGCCCGCGTGGGGCCCGCGACGGTGTTGCGATGGTCCCAGCCGTTCGTGCTCCTCGCGCTGCTTGCCGTGGGAGTGGGGGACGAGCTGTGGCACGCGGCCCTCGCCCTGGGGCTCTTCGGGCTCGCGGTCGGTGCGCTCGACGCCTCCATGAACATGCTGGGGGTCAGCCTCCAGCGGGCGTACGAGCGGAGCATCATGCTCGGCTTCCACGCCTCGTACAGCCTCGGAGGGATCGCGGGAGCCTCGCTGGCATGGGTGGGGGCGCACTGGCATCTGTCGCTCCTCGCGTCCTACCTGCCCGTGGTGGCGGTGCTGTTGCCCCTCGCGTTCATCGGGAGCCGGTGGTACGTGACCGGGGGCGACGGGGCCGGTGACGTTGTGGCGGGGGCCGGGGCCGGGACGGGGGACAGTAAGGGGAGTGGTGTTGCCTTCAAGCTGTTGCTGCCGCTCTGTCTGGTGATGACCTTCGCGTACATCGGGGATTCGACCGTCTCCAACTGGAGTGCCAAGTACCTCCAGGACGTGCTGGGCAGCTCGGAGGAGCTGGCGACCGTGCCGTACAACGCGTACATGGTGACGACGCTGCTCGGGCGGGCCGTGGGGGACTTCGGGGTGCGGCGGTTCGGGGCCGCGACGGTCGTGCGGGCCGGTGCCGTGCTGGCGGCGCTGGGGTTCGCGGTGGTGGCGGCCTCGCCGGGGGCCTGGGTGGGGATCGCGGGGTTCACTGTGCTGGGGCTCGGGCTGAGTGTGATCGTGCCGCAGACGTTCGCGGCGGCAGGGCGGTTGTTCCCGGGACAGAGTGACGCGGCGGTCGCGCGGCTCAACGTCTTCAACTACGTCGGGTTTCTCATCGGGTCCCCGCTCGTGGGGGCGCTGGGTGACGCGTGGAGCTATCGGGGCGCCATGCTGGTGCCGATGGTGCTCGTCCTCGTGACGGTGGTGTATGCCACGTCGTTCGGTCCGCGAGCTGCCCGATACGGTGGCGGGCATGAGCGGCCGCGCACTGTTGATGTGGGATGAAGCTGTCACGCAGTACGACTTCGGGTCCGAGCATCCGATGGATCCGGTACGGCTCGCGCTGACGATGTCGTTGGTGCGGGCGTACGGGCTCGATCGGGCCGTGGACGTGGTCGCGGCGAAGCCGGCCGGGGACTCGACGCTGCGTCTCGTCCACCGTGAGGACTATGTGGCGGCGGTGCGGGCGGCGTCGGCCGATCCGCGGCACGCCGACCAGGCGTACGGGCTCGGTACGGTCGACGATCCGGCGTTCGCCGGGATGCACGAGGCGTCGGCGCTGATCGCCGGGCAGTCGGTGGGCGCGGCGGAGGCGGTGTGGCGCGGGGAGGCCGCGCACGCGGTGAACTTCGCGGGCGGTCTGCACCACGCGATGCCGGGGGCCGCGTCGGGGTTCTGTATCTACAACGACGCCTCGCTGGCGATCGCGCGGCTGTTGGAGCTGGGTGCGGAGCGGGTCGCGTACGTGGATGTGGACGTGCATCACGGGGACGGGGTGCAGGCGGCGTTCTGGGAGGACCCCAGGGTGCTGACCGTGTCGCTGCACGAGCATCCGCGGACGCTGTTCCCGCAGACGGGCTGGCCGGAGGAGACCGGGGCGGCCGGGCCCGGCGAGGGTGGGGCCGTGAACGTGGCGCTGCCGGCCGGGACGGGGGACGCGGGGTGGCTGCGGGCGTTCCACGCGGTCGTACCGGAGCTGCTCGCGGGCTTCCGGCCGCAGGTCCTCGTCACCCAGCACGGGGCGGACACGCACTTCGAGGATCCGCTGGCCCATCTGGCGGTGTCGCTGGACGCGCAGCGGGCGGTGCAGGAGGCCTGTCACGGGCTGGCGCACGAGTACGCGGAGGGGCGCTGGCTCGCCCTGGGCGGTGGCGGATACGCGGTGGTCGACGTCGTACCGCGGTCGTGGACGCATCTGGTGGGGATCGCCGCGCATGCCCCGGTGGATCCGGAGTCGGTGATCCCGTCGTCCTGGCGGGACGAGGTGTATGCGCGGACCCGGCAGCTGGGGCCCGGGCGGATGACGGACGGGCTGTGGCCGGTGGGCTTCCGGGACTGGTCCGAGGGGTACGACCCGGCGGACCGGCTGGACCAGGCGGTGCTCGCGACCCGGAAGGCGGTTTTTCCGCTGC is a window encoding:
- a CDS encoding MFS transporter, which translates into the protein MTDARLRRGRGSLAVSFFVQGVTFALLVTRIPAIQDRYGISDALLPAFLAAVPILAGVASVMTEKVVARVGPATVLRWSQPFVLLALLAVGVGDELWHAALALGLFGLAVGALDASMNMLGVSLQRAYERSIMLGFHASYSLGGIAGASLAWVGAHWHLSLLASYLPVVAVLLPLAFIGSRWYVTGGDGAGDVVAGAGAGTGDSKGSGVAFKLLLPLCLVMTFAYIGDSTVSNWSAKYLQDVLGSSEELATVPYNAYMVTTLLGRAVGDFGVRRFGAATVVRAGAVLAALGFAVVAASPGAWVGIAGFTVLGLGLSVIVPQTFAAAGRLFPGQSDAAVARLNVFNYVGFLIGSPLVGALGDAWSYRGAMLVPMVLVLVTVVYATSFGPRAARYGGGHERPRTVDVG
- a CDS encoding acetoin utilization protein AcuC — protein: MSGRALLMWDEAVTQYDFGSEHPMDPVRLALTMSLVRAYGLDRAVDVVAAKPAGDSTLRLVHREDYVAAVRAASADPRHADQAYGLGTVDDPAFAGMHEASALIAGQSVGAAEAVWRGEAAHAVNFAGGLHHAMPGAASGFCIYNDASLAIARLLELGAERVAYVDVDVHHGDGVQAAFWEDPRVLTVSLHEHPRTLFPQTGWPEETGAAGPGEGGAVNVALPAGTGDAGWLRAFHAVVPELLAGFRPQVLVTQHGADTHFEDPLAHLAVSLDAQRAVQEACHGLAHEYAEGRWLALGGGGYAVVDVVPRSWTHLVGIAAHAPVDPESVIPSSWRDEVYARTRQLGPGRMTDGLWPVGFRDWSEGYDPADRLDQAVLATRKAVFPLRGMLA